The following are from one region of the Chromobacterium phragmitis genome:
- the icmT gene encoding IcmT/TraK family protein, which produces MDNQLWVYAAKSPRFTPWLDSRAFYILPVIILKFRWFTVLATFLIFVFLIYFEYKGVPIEQAFRYVKSKVAGRVFYARPWYRSPV; this is translated from the coding sequence ATGGATAATCAGTTGTGGGTTTATGCGGCGAAGTCGCCTCGGTTTACGCCTTGGTTGGATTCTAGAGCCTTTTATATTCTACCTGTGATTATTCTGAAATTTAGATGGTTTACCGTGCTTGCCACGTTTTTAATATTTGTATTTTTGATTTATTTTGAATATAAAGGGGTCCCGATCGAGCAGGCATTTCGCTATGTCAAGTCCAAGGTGGCTGGCCGGGTTTTTTATGCGAGGCCATGGTA
- a CDS encoding type IV pilus twitching motility protein PilT: MILTERDFDEGSKLTRMDLEEILNRYEDASDIFLKQDTYPVAKVHGRNMLIMSRRLQQNEMRSLLTAAYKDNVNGYDTVMGKAKSLDFVYEGVDNQRYRVAVARDMQSETSGPSATFRRIKPDPWTLEEAKTPDDLVYVSRTQRSGLILVTGPTGSGKSATLSSLIRDHVERENSSCILRTIEDPVEFVYGHVAAKTAVVDQLQVGTSVECFSDGIRAHLRMAPTHMLVGEVRDAETAQAAIWAAQSGHLVYATMHPNTIPELFDYWSKFFPQAMRSVMIYNLATTLKYVVCQHLVPTVDGKRIPVRECLDFTKLGGAGSIAQEIASNTDRVFQLMREKVNIYGRPMRQSALELIQEGKVRQEDVLTYLMSG; encoded by the coding sequence ATGATTCTGACCGAAAGAGATTTCGATGAGGGATCAAAACTGACACGCATGGATTTGGAAGAAATTCTAAATAGATATGAAGATGCCAGTGATATTTTTTTGAAGCAGGATACCTATCCTGTAGCAAAGGTGCATGGGCGCAATATGTTGATCATGTCACGGCGCCTTCAGCAAAATGAAATGCGTAGTTTGCTAACTGCGGCATACAAAGATAATGTCAATGGTTACGATACGGTCATGGGCAAGGCTAAATCATTGGACTTTGTCTATGAAGGCGTGGATAACCAGAGATATCGTGTTGCGGTGGCACGAGACATGCAGAGTGAAACTTCAGGCCCTTCAGCCACTTTTCGGAGAATTAAGCCGGACCCTTGGACGCTGGAGGAGGCGAAGACGCCAGATGATTTGGTTTATGTAAGCCGAACTCAACGCTCAGGCTTGATTCTAGTTACAGGTCCTACAGGATCCGGAAAGTCTGCGACCCTATCCTCTTTGATCAGAGATCATGTAGAACGAGAGAATTCGTCATGTATATTGAGAACAATTGAAGACCCAGTCGAGTTTGTATATGGGCATGTGGCGGCTAAGACCGCTGTGGTAGATCAGCTGCAGGTTGGAACATCTGTCGAGTGTTTTTCTGATGGAATAAGGGCGCATTTACGGATGGCACCAACTCATATGCTGGTTGGGGAAGTTCGTGATGCTGAAACGGCGCAAGCTGCGATATGGGCGGCGCAATCTGGTCATTTGGTTTATGCAACCATGCACCCGAATACAATACCTGAGTTATTTGATTATTGGTCTAAATTTTTCCCGCAAGCCATGCGATCTGTAATGATTTATAACTTGGCTACGACTCTGAAGTATGTGGTTTGCCAGCATTTGGTTCCGACTGTGGATGGGAAGCGTATTCCAGTTCGTGAGTGCCTTGATTTTACCAAGCTGGGTGGGGCTGGGAGCATAGCCCAGGAAATTGCATCGAATACTGATAGAGTATTTCAGTTGATGAGAGAAAAGGTGAATATTTATGGCAGGCCAATGAGGCAAAGTGCTCTCGAATTGATTCAAGAGGGAAAGGTTCGTCAAGAGGATGTTTTAACTTATCTAATGAGCGGTTAG